Proteins from one Oncorhynchus tshawytscha isolate Ot180627B linkage group LG16, Otsh_v2.0, whole genome shotgun sequence genomic window:
- the LOC112215217 gene encoding melanocortin receptor 3-like, whose amino-acid sequence MNNTYRHLLPLDLQLNETTRESLAGEDEQGNLTGIEPGLCEAVHIQAEVFLTLGIVSLLENILVILAVVKNKNLHSPMYVLLCSLAAADMLVSVSNSLETVVIAALNSRLIVADDHFIQLMDNFFDSIICISLVASICNLLAITIDRYVTIFYALRYHSIVTMRRAVLAIGGIWLTCVFCGIVFIVYSESKAVVVCLIIMFFTMLVLMATLYVHMFLLARLHIKRIAVLPAEGVVPQRTCMKGAITITILLGVFVCCWAPFFLHLILLITCPKNQLCVCYMSHFTTYLVLIMCNSVIDPVIYAFRSLEMRKTFKEILCCFSATCSIFHCKY is encoded by the coding sequence ATGAACAACACTTATAGACATCTGCTGCCGCTGGACCTTCAGCTCAATGAAACCACCAGGGAGTCTCTGGCTGGGGAGGACGAACAGGGGAACCTGACCGGCATCGAGCCTGGTCTGTGTGAGGCAGTCCACATCCAAGCTGAGGTGTTCCTGACACTGGGGATCGTCAGCCTTCTGGAGAATATCTTGGTGATCTTGGCAGTGGTGAAGAACAAGAACCTCCACTCACCCATGTACGTACTCCTGTGTAGTCTTGCTGCTGCTGACATGCTTGTGAGTGTCTCCAACTCACTAGAGACGGTGGTTATCGCTGCGCTGAACAGTCGGTTGATTGTGGCAGATGACCACTTTATTCAACTCATGGACAACTTCTTTGACTCCATCATCTGTATCTCCCTGGTAGCCTCAATCTGTAACCTTTTAGCTATCACCATTGACCGTTACGTGACCATCTTCTACGCCCTACGCTACCACAGCATCGTGACGATGCGGCGGGCTGTCCTGGCCATCGGTGGCATCTGGCTGACATGTGTGTTCTGTGGGATAGTCTTCATCGTCTACTCAGAGAGCAAGGCAGTCGTTGTGTGTCTGATCATCATGTTCTTCACCATGCTGGTGCTCATGGCCACTCTGTATGTTCACATGTTCCTGCTGGCGAGGCTTCACATCAAGCGCATCGCTGTTCTGCCCGCGGAGGGTGTGGTGCCCCAGAGGACCTGCATGAAGGGagccatcaccatcaccatcctcctAGGGGTGTTCGTATGCTGCTGGGCACCTTTcttcctccacctcatcctcctcatcactTGTCCCAAGAACCAGCTCTGTGTCTGCTACATGTCCCACTTTACCACCTACCTGGTGCTCATCATGTGTAATTCTGTCATAGACCCCGTTATCTATGCCTTCCGCAGTCTCGAGATGCGCAAAACCTTCAAGGAGATCCTCTGTTGTTTCAGTGCCACTTGTAGTATTTTCCACTGTAAATACTGA